A part of Desulfobacter sp. genomic DNA contains:
- a CDS encoding 4Fe-4S dicluster domain-containing protein, with product MCELDTKAPKIATGDRAILPEGARTIPIFVMGKQYDVPETLTIMKAMEFAGFKFLRGSGCRGGICGACPTVYRKAGDYKLYYGLACQTVVEPDMYLAQIPFFPANRAAFDLEALEGSVDTIHALYPELFRCVACNQCTKACPMDVDVLGYISAIKQGQIEKAARLSFDCIQCGLCASRCMGEIPQYHVAQLARRIFARYIQPQAEHLAKRVQDIEAGKYDPMLDKLNGMDREALEKLYVEREREPEFAPAGEWLPKDTSNL from the coding sequence ATGTGTGAACTAGATACAAAAGCGCCAAAAATCGCCACAGGGGACAGGGCTATTTTACCCGAGGGCGCCAGGACCATCCCCATATTTGTCATGGGGAAACAATATGATGTTCCTGAAACCCTGACAATAATGAAGGCCATGGAATTTGCCGGGTTCAAATTCCTGCGCGGCTCAGGCTGCCGGGGGGGGATTTGCGGTGCCTGCCCAACGGTTTACCGCAAAGCCGGCGATTACAAGCTCTACTACGGATTGGCCTGCCAGACCGTGGTTGAACCGGATATGTATTTGGCGCAAATCCCTTTCTTTCCCGCCAATCGGGCGGCCTTTGATCTTGAGGCGCTGGAAGGAAGTGTAGACACCATCCATGCATTATACCCGGAACTTTTCAGATGTGTTGCCTGTAACCAGTGTACAAAAGCATGCCCCATGGATGTGGACGTACTGGGCTACATCTCTGCAATAAAACAGGGGCAGATTGAAAAGGCCGCACGCCTTTCCTTTGACTGTATTCAGTGCGGCCTGTGCGCCAGCAGATGTATGGGGGAAATTCCCCAATACCATGTGGCCCAATTGGCCCGCAGGATTTTTGCGCGGTACATACAGCCCCAGGCAGAACACCTTGCCAAACGTGTACAAGACATTGAAGCAGGAAAGTATGACCCCATGCTGGATAAGCTTAATGGAATGGATAGGGAAGCCCTGGAAAAACTCTATGTAGAACGGGAAAGAGAGCCGGAGTTCGCCCCGGCCGGTGAGTGGCTTCCGAAAGATACATCAAACCTGTAA
- a CDS encoding 4Fe-4S dicluster domain-containing protein: MTLRINGESISVPSIRKLKELSGENVKLCMQCATCTGMCPMAEEMDLSPRQVMHLIQFGLENKLADINSYWKCASCHACTAKCPRGIDIAEVMEALRQKVLRKSKNRINLSEIPKEDIRKMPQMAFVAGFRKFTS; the protein is encoded by the coding sequence ATGACATTACGAATCAATGGAGAATCTATTTCTGTTCCATCAATCAGAAAGCTGAAAGAGCTGAGCGGTGAGAATGTGAAATTGTGTATGCAATGTGCAACATGTACGGGGATGTGTCCAATGGCTGAAGAAATGGACCTTTCGCCCAGGCAGGTTATGCACCTCATACAATTCGGTCTTGAGAATAAGCTCGCCGATATCAATAGCTATTGGAAATGCGCGTCGTGCCATGCCTGCACGGCAAAGTGCCCCAGGGGTATTGATATTGCGGAAGTTATGGAGGCCCTCAGGCAGAAGGTTCTCAGAAAAAGTAAAAACAGGATCAATCTTTCAGAAATACCCAAAGAAGATATACGAAAGATGCCCCAGATGGCCTTTGTTGCCGGGTTTAGAAAGTTTACGAGTTAA
- a CDS encoding AMP-binding protein: MENIDLKQKLPGRLDEFRMLHRQTLEQGDRFWAGQAKYLKWQKEFVSVVQEDFSRGEVSWFGEGRLNAAENALHRIIEKGMGQKTALKFYPGPGEAPRTYSFHQLNEEVLKLAAALHQGGLKQGDCIALNLPNGPEFIICALAAAYLGVTYLPIGGHLPAALVADDVRESRAKLLVIAAHGAGEEHAQTVHSLLAPLDIITVGGKIKELPTLPEYTALAESGRVEPAYPRADHPLFAIYENRLAGQPVGAVFATGGFLVQARTSFDLVFNRALDRDEPEIIVNTLDPSKSACQAYGLWGPLTNGIGIAITGGDEGIDTIETLLEGEGNPAMICRPGLISDLRHQLGQNRLDTGNRFSVIACCGGALSPRLADFAAGVLVRGPEHLVNMWVQNKSGTSLIHTYPSPELNRPGSLGFGALGVEPLIINDFGQVCKTNVSGNLVFSKSWPAMGRPTRGAEAHFKKTYFSRFGGLFETYDGLRCDQDGFHWFMGRLDDVIKVRGQNLGTSQIESVIVSHPSIDEAVIVSTQGDSAEKLTAFVVTRGEMGDEVLFIEELKAYIAEQIGRFALPEKIVITGELPRTATGKLVRRLLKRIVAGDAGDNEDTGHLANAESVKALIKKYKE; encoded by the coding sequence ATGGAAAATATAGATTTAAAGCAGAAACTGCCGGGGCGTCTTGATGAATTTCGCATGCTCCACAGGCAGACCCTTGAGCAGGGTGACAGATTCTGGGCCGGCCAGGCCAAATACCTGAAATGGCAGAAAGAATTTGTCTCTGTGGTCCAGGAGGATTTCTCCAGGGGCGAGGTGTCCTGGTTTGGGGAGGGGCGGCTGAACGCTGCTGAAAATGCCCTCCATCGAATCATTGAAAAGGGAATGGGCCAGAAGACGGCCCTTAAATTTTACCCTGGGCCCGGGGAGGCCCCCAGGACATACTCCTTTCACCAGTTAAATGAGGAGGTGCTCAAGCTGGCGGCAGCCCTTCACCAGGGGGGGCTTAAACAGGGGGACTGCATTGCACTGAATCTTCCCAACGGCCCTGAATTTATTATATGCGCCCTTGCTGCGGCCTATCTTGGGGTGACCTACCTCCCCATCGGCGGCCATCTGCCCGCCGCCCTGGTGGCCGATGATGTCAGGGAGTCCCGTGCCAAACTGCTCGTCATCGCCGCCCATGGTGCTGGTGAAGAACATGCCCAAACCGTCCACTCCCTGCTTGCCCCCCTGGACATTATCACCGTTGGGGGAAAAATCAAGGAGCTGCCGACCCTGCCGGAATACACCGCCCTGGCCGAGTCCGGCCGTGTTGAGCCGGCCTATCCCCGCGCTGACCATCCCCTCTTTGCCATATATGAAAACCGCCTGGCCGGCCAGCCTGTGGGGGCCGTGTTTGCCACGGGCGGTTTCCTGGTCCAGGCCCGCACTTCCTTTGATCTGGTTTTTAACAGGGCATTGGACCGGGATGAGCCAGAAATAATTGTCAACACCCTGGACCCGTCTAAAAGTGCCTGCCAGGCCTATGGGCTGTGGGGCCCGCTGACCAACGGCATCGGCATTGCCATCACCGGCGGTGATGAGGGGATTGATACCATTGAAACGCTGCTGGAAGGGGAGGGGAACCCGGCAATGATCTGCCGGCCCGGCCTGATTTCGGATCTCCGGCATCAATTGGGGCAAAACCGCCTGGACACCGGCAATCGGTTCTCGGTCATTGCCTGCTGCGGGGGGGCGCTGTCCCCAAGGCTGGCGGATTTTGCCGCCGGGGTATTGGTCCGTGGCCCTGAACATTTAGTGAATATGTGGGTGCAGAATAAAAGCGGCACCTCACTGATTCATACCTATCCCTCGCCTGAGCTGAACCGGCCCGGCTCCCTGGGATTCGGCGCCCTGGGCGTGGAGCCTCTGATCATAAATGATTTTGGTCAGGTCTGCAAAACCAATGTCAGCGGCAATCTGGTCTTTTCAAAATCCTGGCCCGCCATGGGACGGCCCACCCGGGGGGCGGAAGCGCATTTTAAAAAAACATATTTTTCCAGGTTTGGCGGCCTTTTCGAGACCTACGACGGCCTGCGCTGCGATCAGGACGGGTTTCACTGGTTCATGGGGCGGCTGGACGACGTGATCAAGGTCAGGGGGCAGAATCTGGGCACCTCCCAGATCGAATCCGTGATCGTTTCCCACCCCTCCATTGACGAGGCCGTTATTGTCAGCACCCAGGGGGACTCCGCGGAGAAACTGACGGCCTTTGTGGTCACCAGGGGGGAGATGGGGGATGAAGTCCTTTTTATTGAGGAACTCAAGGCCTATATCGCTGAACAGATCGGCCGGTTTGCCCTGCCTGAAAAGATTGTCATCACCGGCGAACTGCCCAGGACCGCCACGGGGAAACTGGTCAGGCGGCTGCTCAAGCGCATCGTCGCAGGCGATGCCGGTGACAATGAGGACACCGGCCACCTGGCCAATGCCGAATCCGTTAAAGCCTTGATTAAAAAATATAAGGAGTAA
- a CDS encoding butyrate kinase — protein sequence MSAFERQLAVSSEAWFSELTERLKQEPMAGDPGVLKSELASVIDVLLKSTASPRINTILGGALSLMLEMDRAGHSTAPVMRRLLGGDLAEEARDGELRFLLINPGTGSTRIAIYQGLEEIHKSEIHLTPDEEDSIECRVRAVAGHLEAMGTSLASLDGIACQGGFLQLIPSGTYQVVPEMVRDLAECPLRPHASNMGIAMGLKLAELGGGQNDMLLTTTDPFVCDELDVVDRITGFVKIKRNGSGGHYLSHKAAWRLVASLMNQEPEQLDAVTAHVGGGTSLAAHRRGRVTMLIDAYSGLPSTSRSGAIDIDRVIKSIKANEFSVKDLEQVMTERGGLLSLVGTNDFYAMIGFLKQGATPTQRKKIGMVQDFFARNIASGMLRLTADGADVRVMAVTGGLARSRDMMRRIRRNIRGRYPVVVMPGYFEDQALAAGQIRGFYEQENLKDYETERDALAKKRRAEDELIDTDIFKREIRFKKKGAPLTSMDDVIDAAYLTVKENYAPTIAIVGANNEDVILAAKRANEEGQFRIAKFVLLGDFTEINQIAYETDLVIDNDNYTIVDTENPIDEAIDLLGRGKIDILMKGLIHTEDILRGVIKHLKTSGQLKKGQVMSHTAIVDIPTRSKLLAFSDGALNTYPDEQKRVAILENALKVVHNLNIKVPKVAVVSAVENVNRSVESSIEAERIAERFAGRDDCVVEGPLSIDVAMDPGSAEEKHYNGLIKGNADVLILPDIDAGNVLWKTLTTQSGAALAGVILCGDMPLILTSRGDSARSKLASLSLAVKFYFDLKKRAAS from the coding sequence ATGTCCGCTTTTGAACGGCAGCTGGCCGTTTCAAGCGAGGCATGGTTTTCCGAACTCACCGAACGCCTTAAACAGGAGCCCATGGCCGGTGACCCGGGGGTGCTGAAAAGCGAGTTGGCGTCGGTGATTGACGTGCTGCTCAAATCCACGGCCTCCCCCCGGATCAATACCATTCTGGGCGGTGCCCTCTCCCTGATGCTGGAAATGGACAGGGCCGGCCATTCCACAGCCCCTGTCATGCGCCGCCTTCTCGGGGGGGATCTTGCCGAGGAGGCCCGGGACGGGGAGCTGCGGTTTCTGCTCATCAACCCGGGAACGGGATCGACACGGATTGCCATCTACCAGGGGCTGGAAGAGATCCATAAATCGGAAATCCATCTTACCCCGGATGAGGAGGACAGCATAGAGTGCCGGGTGCGTGCCGTTGCCGGCCATCTGGAAGCCATGGGGACCAGCCTGGCCTCCCTTGACGGCATTGCCTGCCAGGGCGGTTTTTTGCAATTGATTCCCAGCGGCACCTACCAGGTGGTCCCGGAGATGGTCAGGGACCTGGCGGAATGCCCCCTGCGCCCCCATGCCAGCAACATGGGCATTGCCATGGGCCTGAAGCTGGCCGAGCTGGGCGGGGGCCAGAACGATATGCTGCTGACCACAACCGATCCCTTTGTCTGTGATGAACTGGATGTGGTGGACCGGATCACCGGGTTTGTGAAAATCAAGCGCAATGGGTCCGGCGGCCATTACCTGAGCCACAAGGCGGCCTGGCGGCTGGTGGCCTCTTTGATGAACCAGGAGCCTGAACAATTGGATGCCGTGACCGCCCACGTGGGCGGCGGCACCTCCCTGGCCGCCCACAGAAGGGGCAGGGTGACCATGCTCATCGATGCCTATTCCGGCCTGCCCTCCACCAGCCGGAGCGGGGCCATTGACATTGACCGGGTGATCAAGTCCATCAAGGCCAATGAGTTTTCCGTCAAAGACCTGGAGCAGGTCATGACCGAGCGGGGGGGGCTGCTCTCCCTGGTGGGGACAAATGATTTTTACGCCATGATCGGGTTCTTAAAGCAGGGGGCCACCCCCACCCAGCGCAAGAAAATCGGCATGGTCCAGGATTTTTTCGCCAGGAATATCGCCAGCGGCATGCTCCGCCTCACCGCAGACGGGGCCGATGTCAGGGTGATGGCGGTCACCGGCGGCCTTGCCCGGTCCCGGGACATGATGCGGCGGATCCGGCGGAACATCAGGGGACGTTACCCCGTGGTGGTCATGCCGGGGTATTTCGAAGATCAGGCATTGGCTGCCGGGCAGATCCGAGGCTTTTACGAACAGGAGAACCTGAAGGACTATGAAACGGAGCGGGACGCCCTGGCCAAAAAGCGGCGGGCGGAAGACGAGCTCATCGACACAGATATTTTCAAGCGGGAGATCCGGTTCAAAAAGAAAGGGGCGCCCCTGACCTCAATGGATGATGTCATTGACGCGGCCTATCTCACGGTGAAGGAGAATTACGCCCCCACCATCGCCATTGTCGGGGCCAACAACGAAGATGTGATCCTGGCGGCCAAAAGGGCCAATGAGGAGGGGCAGTTCCGCATTGCAAAATTTGTCCTTCTTGGTGATTTTACGGAGATCAACCAGATTGCCTATGAGACCGACCTGGTCATTGACAATGACAATTACACCATCGTGGATACCGAGAATCCCATTGACGAGGCCATTGACCTGCTGGGCCGGGGCAAAATCGATATTCTCATGAAAGGCCTGATCCACACCGAGGATATCCTCCGGGGGGTCATCAAGCATCTTAAAACCAGCGGGCAGCTCAAAAAAGGCCAGGTCATGAGCCATACCGCCATTGTGGATATTCCCACCAGAAGCAAACTTTTGGCCTTTTCCGACGGCGCCCTGAACACCTATCCCGATGAACAAAAGCGGGTGGCCATCCTTGAAAACGCCCTGAAAGTGGTGCACAACCTCAATATCAAGGTTCCCAAAGTGGCGGTGGTCTCTGCCGTGGAAAATGTGAACCGAAGCGTGGAAAGCTCCATTGAGGCCGAGCGTATCGCGGAGCGGTTTGCCGGCCGGGATGATTGCGTTGTTGAAGGGCCTTTGTCCATTGATGTGGCCATGGACCCCGGCAGTGCCGAAGAAAAGCATTACAACGGCCTGATAAAGGGGAATGCCGATGTGCTCATCCTGCCGGACATCGATGCCGGCAACGTACTCTGGAAAACCCTGACCACCCAGTCCGGAGCGGCCCTGGCCGGCGTCATCCTCTGCGGGGATATGCCCCTGATCCTCACCTCAAGGGGGGATTCCGCCAGGTCCAAGCTGGCCTCATTGTCCTTGGCCGTGAAATTTTATTTTGACCTGAAGAAGAGAGCGGCATCCTGA
- a CDS encoding FAD-binding protein, translated as MAYTPEMKELIKRVEATRPARLEKARREEHYPALTMAQREEVLSKFHPDYQEDGKRTVAVGPNKGDTYQEGVAALLESKSVVRPDKVDLTKVDHETDVLVIGGGGAGTSAALMAAEGGCKVIIATKLRHGDSNTVMAEGGIQGATHEGDSPYYHYLDTIGGGHFTNQRDLVAALANDAPLSIAWLEKLGMMFNKYEDGRTVVRHCGGSSRKRLQSSGDMTGAEIMRVVRDEVRNRSDLITTLEFSPAVELLLDDDGKCAGAILMNMETKEFSIVRAKAVVIATGGFGRLHIKGFATTNHYGATMDGVVMAYRAGVGNKSLHSTQYHPTGTAYPEQNVGLLITEKVRGLGAHVLNIDGEQFCFPLEPRDVESAELICEAMEKGKGIMTPTGRVGLWLDSPMIDELHGPGTVKKELPAKFIQFERHGIDISKEPMLVYPTLHYQNGGINVNGNSETVVPGLYAAGEAIGGVHGENRLMGNSLQDIITFGRRAGVNASKYVNAGVELKNLSLDHVVNFEKELEEAGVTDPKVAPIVLPDYSTDEVAENRWPDALTDGVPGV; from the coding sequence ATGGCTTATACACCAGAAATGAAGGAATTAATAAAAAGGGTTGAGGCAACCCGGCCCGCCCGCCTTGAAAAAGCCCGGAGGGAAGAGCACTATCCCGCCCTTACAATGGCTCAAAGAGAAGAGGTTTTAAGCAAATTTCATCCCGATTACCAGGAGGATGGAAAACGCACCGTGGCTGTGGGTCCCAATAAGGGGGACACATACCAGGAGGGCGTTGCAGCCCTTCTTGAATCAAAATCCGTTGTCCGCCCGGACAAAGTGGATTTAACAAAAGTCGACCATGAAACCGATGTCCTGGTTATCGGCGGCGGTGGCGCCGGCACCTCTGCGGCGCTCATGGCCGCTGAAGGCGGCTGCAAGGTCATTATTGCCACCAAGCTCCGCCACGGGGATTCCAACACGGTGATGGCGGAAGGCGGCATCCAGGGCGCCACCCATGAAGGGGACTCCCCCTATTACCATTATCTGGATACCATTGGTGGCGGCCATTTTACCAACCAGCGTGATTTGGTGGCGGCGCTGGCAAATGATGCCCCCCTTTCGATTGCCTGGCTGGAAAAGCTTGGCATGATGTTTAACAAGTATGAAGACGGCCGCACCGTTGTCCGTCACTGCGGCGGCTCTTCAAGAAAGAGACTGCAGTCATCAGGGGATATGACCGGTGCGGAGATCATGCGGGTGGTCCGTGATGAGGTCCGCAACAGATCCGATCTCATTACCACCCTGGAGTTCAGCCCGGCCGTTGAGCTGCTGCTGGACGATGACGGGAAATGCGCCGGCGCCATTTTGATGAACATGGAAACCAAGGAGTTCTCCATTGTCAGGGCAAAGGCGGTGGTCATTGCAACCGGCGGTTTCGGCCGCCTGCACATTAAAGGGTTTGCCACCACCAACCACTATGGCGCCACCATGGACGGGGTGGTCATGGCATACAGGGCAGGGGTTGGCAACAAATCCCTTCACTCGACCCAATACCATCCCACAGGAACCGCCTACCCCGAGCAGAATGTGGGGCTCCTCATCACTGAGAAGGTTCGCGGGCTGGGCGCCCATGTATTAAACATTGACGGTGAACAGTTCTGTTTTCCCCTGGAGCCCCGTGATGTGGAATCTGCCGAGCTCATCTGCGAAGCCATGGAAAAGGGAAAAGGGATCATGACGCCCACAGGCCGTGTGGGGCTGTGGCTTGACTCGCCCATGATTGATGAACTCCACGGGCCGGGAACGGTGAAAAAAGAACTGCCCGCCAAGTTCATCCAGTTTGAGCGCCACGGCATCGATATCTCCAAAGAGCCGATGCTGGTATACCCGACCCTGCATTATCAAAACGGCGGCATCAATGTAAACGGCAACTCCGAAACTGTCGTGCCCGGATTGTATGCAGCCGGCGAGGCCATTGGCGGCGTCCACGGCGAGAACCGCCTCATGGGCAATTCACTGCAGGACATTATCACCTTTGGCCGCAGGGCTGGGGTTAATGCGTCCAAATATGTAAATGCAGGCGTTGAGTTAAAGAATCTGTCACTTGATCATGTGGTCAATTTTGAAAAAGAGCTGGAAGAAGCCGGTGTAACCGATCCTAAGGTTGCACCCATTGTGCTTCCCGACTACTCCACCGATGAAGTTGCCGAAAACCGCTGGCCGGATGCCCTTACCGACGGCGTTCCCGGCGTGTAA
- a CDS encoding GNAT family N-acetyltransferase: MPDKRYEKRFVSAREAARAIKNGNRIFIGSGCGEPRHLIRALVNNNDIRDAMIFQMLSFTLAEYLEDEDFLNRFSVKLFFVPLAMQDAAFEGKIDYIPTYLSQIPTFFRSNQIGLDVALVQISPPDRFGVASLGVSVDVTLEAVKNAKLVIAQVNPRMPRTHGDGFIRVDDIDYLVHHEEDLQENRDVPMDETICRRIAQYVKELIDDGSTLQVGYGQVPYALLKYIDNKNDLGIHTHMIADAFIPLFEKGIITNKYKNFMKDRAVATFCMGTRRAYDYIDNNIQFYFGTADFVNTPGIIGRNDNFVSISSALEVDFSGQVCSDSVGRQFFSGTGDQSNFVRGATLSRGGFSIIALPSTAKDGTVSRIVPTLSAGAGVATLRADVNFVVTEYGIAQLKGKSIYQRVIELIQIAHPDFRTELMAAAKEHHYIFADQLPLPAEDLMFLESYKSRFKLENRKYMAVRPLLPSDEIAYRNFFYSLEKETIFLRFFHSISIFSRKMAQAHWAEMDYRSFISLIGLVRNRQNHEIMAIGTYAELEKGWAEVAFVVREDFHGQGVAHHLLTELEKIARANGYKGFVATVLPENKAMQHIFLSHYPHALTEPRPGDMEIRMPFDPPA; this comes from the coding sequence ATGCCGGATAAAAGGTATGAAAAGCGGTTTGTCTCGGCCAGGGAAGCGGCCCGTGCCATTAAAAACGGCAACCGGATTTTTATCGGTTCGGGATGCGGAGAGCCCCGGCACCTGATCCGTGCCCTGGTAAACAATAATGACATCCGGGATGCCATGATCTTCCAGATGCTTTCATTCACCCTGGCCGAATACCTGGAAGATGAGGATTTTTTAAACCGGTTTTCCGTCAAACTTTTTTTTGTTCCGCTGGCCATGCAGGATGCGGCATTTGAAGGAAAAATCGATTATATCCCCACCTACCTCTCCCAGATCCCCACTTTTTTCAGGAGCAACCAGATCGGCCTGGATGTGGCCCTGGTGCAGATCAGCCCCCCGGACCGCTTCGGCGTGGCCAGCCTCGGGGTGTCGGTGGATGTGACCCTGGAGGCCGTAAAAAACGCAAAACTGGTCATCGCCCAGGTCAACCCACGCATGCCCCGGACCCACGGGGACGGTTTCATCCGGGTGGATGACATTGACTACCTGGTACACCATGAGGAAGATTTACAGGAAAACCGCGACGTCCCAATGGATGAAACCATCTGCCGCCGCATCGCCCAATACGTCAAGGAACTCATCGACGACGGCAGCACCCTCCAGGTGGGATACGGCCAGGTGCCCTATGCCCTGCTCAAGTACATCGACAATAAAAACGATCTGGGCATCCACACCCACATGATTGCCGATGCCTTCATCCCCCTGTTTGAAAAGGGGATCATCACCAATAAATACAAGAACTTCATGAAGGACCGGGCCGTGGCCACCTTTTGCATGGGCACCCGGAGGGCCTATGACTACATCGACAACAATATCCAGTTTTATTTCGGCACGGCCGACTTTGTAAACACCCCGGGCATTATCGGGCGCAACGACAATTTTGTCTCCATCAGTTCGGCCCTGGAAGTGGACTTTTCCGGCCAGGTCTGCTCGGATTCCGTGGGCCGGCAGTTTTTCAGCGGCACCGGGGACCAGTCCAACTTTGTCCGGGGCGCCACCCTGTCCAGGGGGGGATTCTCCATCATCGCCCTGCCCTCAACGGCAAAGGACGGAACGGTCTCCAGGATCGTCCCCACCCTGAGCGCCGGTGCCGGGGTGGCCACCCTGAGGGCGGACGTCAACTTTGTGGTCACGGAATACGGCATCGCCCAGCTCAAGGGAAAGAGCATCTACCAGCGGGTCATTGAACTGATCCAGATTGCCCACCCGGATTTCAGAACAGAACTCATGGCTGCCGCCAAGGAACACCACTATATCTTTGCCGACCAGCTTCCCCTGCCGGCGGAGGACCTGATGTTCCTGGAGTCCTATAAAAGCCGGTTCAAGCTGGAAAACAGGAAATATATGGCGGTCCGTCCCCTGCTCCCCTCGGATGAGATCGCCTATCGCAACTTTTTCTACTCCCTGGAAAAGGAAACCATTTTTCTGCGCTTTTTTCATTCCATCTCTATTTTCTCCAGGAAAATGGCCCAGGCGCACTGGGCCGAAATGGACTACCGCAGCTTCATCTCGCTCATCGGCCTGGTCAGGAACAGGCAGAACCACGAAATCATGGCCATCGGCACCTATGCGGAACTGGAAAAGGGCTGGGCCGAAGTCGCCTTTGTGGTCCGGGAGGATTTCCACGGCCAGGGCGTTGCCCACCACCTGCTCACGGAACTGGAAAAAATCGCCCGGGCCAACGGCTACAAGGGATTTGTGGCTACGGTACTTCCGGAGAACAAGGCCATGCAGCACATCTTCCTGTCCCACTATCCCCACGCCTTAACCGAGCCGCGCCCCGGGGACATGGAGATCAGAATGCCCTTTGATCCCCCGGCCTGA
- a CDS encoding antibiotic biosynthesis monooxygenase yields MIHVLASIKVKEEFLDAFIDIFKANVPHVLKEKGCLGYEPAKDLPTGLPIQETDSTIVTIIEKWESPEALKAHLAAPHMVEYQKKTKDMVAGVSVKILEPV; encoded by the coding sequence ATGATCCATGTCCTTGCTTCCATAAAAGTCAAAGAAGAGTTCCTCGACGCATTCATCGATATTTTCAAAGCCAATGTCCCCCACGTGCTCAAGGAAAAAGGGTGTCTGGGATACGAGCCGGCAAAGGACCTGCCCACCGGACTTCCCATCCAGGAAACCGACAGCACAATCGTCACCATCATCGAAAAATGGGAAAGCCCCGAAGCCCTTAAAGCCCACCTGGCCGCCCCCCATATGGTGGAGTACCAGAAAAAGACCAAGGATATGGTGGCGGGCGTTTCCGTAAAAATTCTGGAACCTGTTTAA
- a CDS encoding heterodisulfide reductase, subunit B, producing the protein MKISYYPGCTLKTKAKNLDMAAVASLEKLGVEVEEIDRWNCCGAVYSLTDDDLIHMVGPVRNLIRAKEQGAKKLVTLCSMCYNTLARANALMRTNEVKRDTINRFMDEEIDYFGEVEVVHYLTLLKDEIGWDAVKEKVVTPLEGLRVAPYYGCTLQRPASVGIEPHGSYELMTGMLEAIGAEAKQFTAADKCCGSYQVLTAQGGADRTSGVIMDSAKEAGAEAIATSCPLCEYNLRKQDGLPAYYFSQLLAVALGVEKDLCHFELSAPAALELLEIKKYLAA; encoded by the coding sequence ATGAAGATTAGCTATTATCCCGGGTGCACACTGAAGACAAAGGCCAAAAACCTTGATATGGCCGCCGTTGCTTCACTTGAGAAACTCGGTGTTGAAGTAGAAGAAATTGATAGATGGAATTGTTGCGGAGCCGTATATTCGCTCACCGACGATGACTTAATCCATATGGTCGGCCCCGTGCGCAACCTGATACGGGCAAAAGAGCAGGGGGCTAAAAAACTAGTTACACTCTGTTCCATGTGTTACAACACGCTGGCCCGGGCCAACGCGCTCATGAGAACCAATGAAGTCAAGCGTGACACCATTAACCGCTTTATGGATGAGGAAATTGACTACTTTGGCGAAGTCGAAGTGGTTCATTACCTCACCTTATTAAAAGATGAAATCGGCTGGGATGCCGTCAAAGAGAAGGTGGTGACGCCCCTGGAAGGGCTAAGGGTTGCCCCCTATTACGGCTGCACCCTGCAGCGGCCCGCATCCGTCGGCATCGAACCCCATGGCAGTTATGAACTCATGACAGGCATGCTCGAGGCCATCGGCGCTGAAGCAAAACAATTTACCGCAGCGGATAAGTGCTGCGGTTCCTACCAGGTTCTCACGGCCCAAGGCGGCGCCGACAGGACATCGGGCGTCATCATGGACAGTGCAAAAGAGGCCGGCGCGGAAGCCATTGCAACCAGTTGCCCCCTTTGTGAGTATAACCTGCGCAAACAGGATGGATTACCTGCCTATTATTTTAGTCAGCTGCTGGCAGTGGCACTTGGTGTGGAAAAAGACCTTTGCCATTTTGAATTAAGTGCACCGGCAGCCTTGGAATTGCTTGAAATTAAAAAGTACCTGGCCGCTTAG